AGCCCAGGaagtgctggggaaactgaggagcCATGAGCTGTTCCAGTCCAACTGGGACACTGCTGCCTTCATcatcttcctcattttcctcGGTGAGTGGGGCCTTGGCCCCCGGCCCCTCTTGACTTCCTGTCCTAGACCTGGCCGAGGGCCATATCTGGGCACCTGTCCCACCCCCAGGCACCGTGCTGCTCCTGATGCTGCTCGTTTGTACCCACTGCTGCTGCCACAGCTCCTGCAGTCGCCGTGCCTCCAGACCCCAGAAGGTGAGCCCCGAGCAGGTGAGCCCTGAGCAGGTGAACCCCACTGGCCCCCGGGGCTGGGCAGGTGTCAGGGACAGTCTGGAactgccctggggagaggagggtgTTGGGGCTCCTGTGGAGAGCGGCCGGCAGGGCACACACGAGTGAAGCCTCTCTTGCAGG
The sequence above is drawn from the Neomonachus schauinslandi chromosome 5, ASM220157v2, whole genome shotgun sequence genome and encodes:
- the SMIM22 gene encoding small integral membrane protein 22 isoform X2 translates to MDLAEDLEKELETTAQEVLGKLRSHELFQSNWDTAAFIIFLIFLGTVLLLMLLVCTHCCCHSSCSRRASRPQKEHPRGVDNLALEP
- the SMIM22 gene encoding small integral membrane protein 22 isoform X1; its protein translation is MDLAEDLEKELETTAQEVLGKLRSHELFQSNWDTAAFIIFLIFLGTVLLLMLLVCTHCCCHSSCSRRASRPQKVSPEQEHPRGVDNLALEP